The Mycolicibacterium doricum genome includes a region encoding these proteins:
- a CDS encoding alpha-(1->6)-mannopyranosyltransferase A, with the protein MVTPTPTDTPKPAAARHVARLVAFTRSPSAKPALLGFVGAALITAGGLGAGSTRVHDPLLESLHLSWLRFGHGLVLSSTLLWGGVAMMLVAWLWLGRRVIAGVPGRSTDEYTMVATTGFWLAPLLLSVPVFSRDTYSYLAQGALLRDGFDPYVVGPIANPNPLLDDVSPIWTTTTAPYGPAFIMVAKFVTMIVGEHVVAGTMLLRLCMLPGLILLIWAAPRIARHIGASGAAALWICVLNPLVIIHLMGGVHNEMLMVGLMMAGLALALNNRPAAGVAVIVVAVAVKATAGLALPFTVWIWMRQLSDRRGYRAPRAFVTATTAALLIFVAVFAVLSWVAGVGLGWLSALAAGNVKIINWLTLPTAAANLTNAVGGLFLPVNFYAVVDVTRIVGLAIIVVTLPLLWWRFRHDDREALIGITSVMLVFVLFVPAALPWYYTWPLAVVSALAQSRRSIALIAGFSTWIMVIFKPDGAHGMYSWLHVLLAAGCAVVAWYSLAKVEPGPAGFDSPADRSVRHHR; encoded by the coding sequence ATGGTCACACCCACCCCGACCGACACGCCGAAACCCGCTGCGGCGCGGCATGTCGCACGGCTGGTCGCTTTCACCAGGTCGCCGTCCGCGAAGCCCGCGCTGCTCGGTTTCGTCGGCGCCGCGCTGATCACGGCCGGGGGGCTCGGAGCCGGCAGCACCCGGGTACACGATCCTCTGCTCGAATCGCTGCACCTTTCCTGGCTGCGCTTCGGTCACGGCCTGGTGTTGTCCTCGACGCTGCTGTGGGGCGGCGTCGCGATGATGCTGGTGGCCTGGTTGTGGCTGGGCCGACGGGTCATCGCTGGCGTTCCGGGGCGCTCCACCGACGAATACACCATGGTCGCCACCACGGGGTTCTGGCTCGCACCGCTGCTGCTTAGCGTCCCGGTATTCAGCCGCGACACCTACTCGTATCTGGCGCAGGGGGCGCTGCTGCGCGACGGTTTCGACCCCTACGTCGTCGGACCGATCGCCAACCCCAACCCGCTGCTCGACGACGTCAGCCCAATCTGGACCACCACCACGGCACCGTACGGGCCGGCGTTCATCATGGTCGCAAAGTTCGTGACCATGATCGTCGGCGAACACGTGGTCGCGGGGACGATGCTGCTGCGGCTCTGCATGCTGCCCGGCCTGATCCTGCTGATCTGGGCGGCCCCACGGATCGCCCGCCACATCGGCGCCAGCGGCGCTGCGGCGCTGTGGATCTGCGTGCTCAACCCGCTGGTGATCATCCACCTCATGGGTGGCGTCCACAATGAGATGCTGATGGTCGGGCTGATGATGGCCGGGCTGGCACTGGCCCTGAACAACCGCCCGGCGGCGGGCGTCGCGGTGATCGTCGTCGCCGTCGCGGTCAAAGCGACCGCCGGACTGGCGCTGCCGTTCACCGTCTGGATTTGGATGCGACAGCTGAGCGATCGCCGGGGCTACCGCGCGCCGCGGGCCTTCGTGACGGCCACCACCGCGGCGCTGCTGATCTTCGTCGCCGTCTTCGCGGTGTTGTCCTGGGTCGCCGGCGTCGGCCTGGGATGGCTGTCGGCGCTGGCGGCCGGAAACGTCAAGATCATCAACTGGTTGACGCTGCCGACGGCGGCGGCGAACCTGACCAACGCGGTGGGCGGACTGTTCCTGCCGGTGAACTTCTACGCCGTCGTCGACGTCACCCGCATCGTCGGCCTGGCGATCATCGTGGTCACGCTTCCGCTGCTGTGGTGGCGGTTCCGCCACGACGACCGCGAAGCGCTGATCGGCATCACCTCGGTGATGCTCGTGTTCGTGCTGTTCGTGCCCGCCGCACTGCCGTGGTACTACACCTGGCCGCTGGCGGTGGTCTCCGCACTGGCCCAGTCGAGGCGGTCGATCGCGTTGATCGCCGGGTTCTCCACCTGGATCATGGTGATCTTCAAACCCGACGGGGCACACGGCATGTATTCGTGGCTGCACGTCTTGCTCGCCGCGGGATGCGCTGTGGTGGCGTGGTATTCGCTGGCGAAGGTCGAGCCCGGCCCGGCCGGGTTCGACAGTCCCGCTGACCGGTCAGTACGCCACCACCGCTGA
- a CDS encoding Rv2175c family DNA-binding protein gives MSSIPAADDVLDPDEPVYDLPTVAHLLGMPVTRVHHLLRQGQLLAVRRNGEFVVPQMFFDRHGQVIKPLPGLLVVLRDGGYRDTEIVRWLFTRDPSLTISRDGAAERIANARPVDALHSHQAREVVRRAQAMAY, from the coding sequence GTGAGCAGCATTCCGGCCGCAGACGACGTCCTCGACCCCGATGAGCCCGTCTACGACCTGCCAACGGTCGCCCACCTGCTCGGTATGCCGGTGACGCGGGTACACCACCTGTTGCGGCAGGGCCAGTTGCTGGCCGTGCGGCGAAACGGCGAATTCGTGGTGCCCCAGATGTTCTTCGATCGACACGGTCAGGTGATCAAACCGCTGCCCGGTCTGCTCGTGGTGCTGCGCGACGGCGGCTACCGCGACACCGAGATCGTGCGGTGGTTGTTCACCCGTGACCCGTCGCTGACCATCAGCCGGGACGGGGCCGCCGAACGGATCGCCAACGCAAGGCCGGTCGACGCACTGCACTCCCACCAGGCCCGTGAGGTGGTCCGGCGCGCCCAGGCGATGGCATATTGA
- a CDS encoding protein kinase domain-containing protein: protein MSSVEAHPQSDPLAGAVLDGRYHLDAPIATGGMSTVYRGLDVRLDRPVAVKVMDPRYSGDEQFLTRFQREARAVARLKDPGLVAVYDQGIDGQYPFLVMELVEGGTLRELLRERGPMPPHAAAAVLAPVLSGLAVAHRAGLVHRDVKPENVLISDDGEVKIADFGLVRAVAEAKITSTSVILGTAAYLSPEQVGTGNAGPRSDVYSVGVMAFELLTGVTPFSGDSALAVAYQRMDNDVPPPSAVIAGVPAQLDDLVLRATARDPAGRYADALDMGADLADIAEELRLPPFRVPAPRHSAQHASAALYHSKLSDQQAATDTSGHPPEASPRQHTRVFTRDSGEIAYPAGQFAGIDIDDFYWARRRAKRALLFWVVAIITLTGLLAAGGWALGSNLASLV, encoded by the coding sequence ATGTCTTCGGTGGAGGCCCACCCGCAGTCGGACCCGCTCGCCGGCGCCGTACTCGACGGCCGCTACCACCTCGACGCGCCGATCGCCACTGGCGGCATGTCCACGGTGTACCGGGGACTCGACGTCCGATTGGACCGACCGGTCGCGGTGAAGGTCATGGACCCTCGCTACTCCGGAGACGAGCAGTTCCTCACCCGGTTCCAGCGGGAGGCGAGGGCGGTCGCGCGGCTCAAGGACCCCGGTCTCGTCGCGGTCTACGACCAGGGCATCGACGGCCAGTATCCGTTCCTGGTCATGGAACTCGTCGAAGGCGGTACGCTGCGTGAGCTGCTGCGCGAACGCGGCCCCATGCCGCCGCACGCGGCGGCGGCCGTGCTGGCGCCGGTGCTGTCCGGGTTGGCCGTGGCGCACCGCGCGGGGCTGGTGCACCGCGACGTCAAACCGGAGAATGTGCTGATCTCCGACGACGGTGAAGTCAAGATCGCCGATTTCGGCCTGGTACGCGCCGTCGCCGAAGCCAAGATCACCTCCACGAGTGTAATTCTCGGCACGGCGGCATACCTGTCCCCCGAACAGGTCGGCACCGGCAACGCCGGACCGCGCAGCGACGTGTACTCAGTCGGCGTCATGGCTTTCGAACTGCTCACCGGTGTCACCCCGTTCAGCGGGGACAGTGCGCTCGCGGTGGCGTACCAGCGCATGGACAACGACGTTCCGCCGCCGAGTGCGGTGATCGCCGGTGTGCCAGCGCAGCTCGACGACCTGGTGCTGCGTGCGACCGCCCGCGACCCGGCCGGCCGCTACGCCGACGCGCTCGACATGGGCGCCGATCTGGCGGATATCGCCGAGGAACTGCGGTTGCCGCCGTTCCGGGTCCCCGCACCGCGCCACTCCGCCCAGCATGCGTCGGCGGCGCTGTATCACAGCAAGCTGTCCGACCAGCAGGCCGCCACCGACACGAGCGGCCACCCGCCCGAAGCTTCACCCCGCCAGCACACCCGGGTGTTCACCCGCGACTCCGGTGAGATCGCTTATCCAGCAGGACAGTTCGCGGGTATCGACATCGACGACTTCTACTGGGCCCGGCGGCGGGCCAAACGTGCGCTGCTGTTCTGGGTCGTCGCGATCATCACGCTGACCGGTCTACTCGCCGCCGGTGGGTGGGCGCTCGGCAGCAACCTCGCGAGCCTTGTCTGA
- a CDS encoding class II 3-deoxy-7-phosphoheptulonate synthase has translation MNWTVDIPIDQLPDLPPLPDELRQRLDSALAKPAVQQPSWDADAAKAMRTVLESVPPVTVPSEIEKLKVLLADVARGEAFLLQGGDCAETFVDNTEPHIRANIRTLLQMAVVLTYGASMPVVKVARIAGQYAKPRSSDVDALGLKSYRGDMINGFPPDAAARQHDPSRLVRAYANASAAMNLVRALTSSGMASLQGVHDWNREFVRTSPAGARYEALAGEIDRGMRFMSACGVNDRNLQTAEIFASHEALVLDYERAMLRLSAEFPVHDPQPRLYDLSAHYVWIGERTRQLDGAHIAFVETIANPIGIKLGPTTTPELAVEYVERLDPQNQPGRLTLVTRMGNSKVRDLLPPIVEKVHASGHQVIWQCDPMHGNTHESSTGYKTRHFDRIVDEVQGFFEVHRALGTHPGGIHVEITGENVTECLGGAQDISDTDLAGRYETACDPRMNTQQSLELAFLVAEMLRD, from the coding sequence GTGAACTGGACCGTCGACATCCCCATCGACCAGCTCCCGGACCTGCCGCCCCTGCCGGATGAGCTGCGTCAGCGTCTCGACTCCGCGCTGGCCAAGCCGGCGGTACAGCAGCCGAGCTGGGACGCCGACGCCGCCAAGGCCATGCGCACGGTGCTCGAGAGTGTTCCGCCGGTCACGGTGCCTTCGGAGATCGAGAAGCTCAAGGTTCTGCTCGCCGACGTGGCGCGCGGCGAGGCGTTCCTGCTGCAGGGCGGTGACTGCGCAGAGACGTTCGTCGACAACACCGAACCGCACATCCGCGCCAACATCCGCACCCTGCTGCAGATGGCCGTCGTGCTGACCTACGGCGCGAGCATGCCGGTGGTCAAGGTGGCCCGGATCGCCGGGCAGTACGCCAAACCGCGCTCGTCGGACGTCGACGCACTGGGACTGAAGTCCTACCGCGGCGACATGATCAACGGGTTCCCCCCCGACGCCGCCGCCCGCCAGCACGACCCGTCGCGCCTCGTGCGCGCCTACGCCAATGCCAGCGCCGCGATGAACCTGGTGCGGGCACTCACCTCCTCCGGGATGGCGTCGCTGCAGGGCGTGCACGACTGGAACCGCGAATTCGTGCGCACCTCACCCGCCGGCGCCCGCTACGAGGCGCTCGCCGGTGAGATCGACCGGGGTATGCGCTTCATGAGCGCGTGTGGGGTCAACGACCGCAACCTGCAGACCGCCGAGATCTTCGCCAGCCATGAAGCGCTGGTGCTGGACTACGAGCGGGCCATGCTGCGGCTGTCGGCCGAGTTCCCCGTCCACGATCCGCAACCGCGGCTCTACGACCTGTCGGCGCACTATGTGTGGATCGGTGAACGCACCCGCCAGCTCGACGGCGCGCATATCGCGTTCGTGGAGACCATCGCCAACCCGATCGGCATCAAGCTGGGACCGACGACCACGCCGGAACTCGCCGTCGAGTACGTCGAGCGGCTCGACCCGCAGAACCAGCCGGGCCGGCTGACGCTGGTGACCCGCATGGGCAACAGCAAGGTCCGTGACCTGCTGCCGCCGATCGTCGAGAAGGTCCATGCCAGCGGGCATCAGGTCATCTGGCAGTGCGATCCGATGCACGGCAACACCCACGAGTCCTCGACCGGTTACAAGACCCGCCACTTCGACCGCATCGTCGACGAGGTGCAGGGGTTCTTCGAGGTACATCGTGCCCTGGGCACCCATCCCGGCGGCATCCACGTCGAAATCACCGGTGAGAACGTCACCGAATGCCTCGGTGGCGCGCAGGACATCTCCGACACCGACCTGGCCGGGCGGTACGAGACGGCGTGCGATCCGCGGATGAACACCCAGCAGAGCCTCGAGTTGGCATTCCTGGTCGCAGAGATGTTGCGCGACTGA
- a CDS encoding polyadenylate-specific 3'-exoribonuclease AS yields the protein MRYFYDTEFIDNGRTIELISIGVAAEDGREYYAVSTEFDPERAGSWVRKHVLPKLPSPASKSWRSRREIRSELEDFFGIDGEDPIELWAWVGAYDHVVLCQLWGPMTALPPAIPRFTRELRQFWEDRGSPRMPPRPRDSHDALVDARHNLLRYQVMTGTAGMAGP from the coding sequence ATGCGCTACTTCTACGACACCGAGTTCATCGACAACGGTCGCACCATCGAGCTGATCTCGATCGGCGTGGCGGCCGAGGACGGGCGGGAGTACTACGCGGTGTCGACCGAGTTCGACCCCGAACGTGCAGGCAGCTGGGTCCGCAAACACGTGCTGCCGAAACTGCCGTCGCCGGCGTCGAAATCCTGGCGGTCCCGCCGCGAGATCCGCTCGGAACTCGAGGACTTCTTCGGCATCGACGGAGAGGACCCGATTGAGCTGTGGGCCTGGGTCGGCGCCTACGACCACGTGGTGCTCTGCCAGCTGTGGGGGCCGATGACCGCGTTGCCACCCGCGATTCCGCGGTTCACCCGCGAGCTGCGCCAGTTCTGGGAGGACCGCGGCTCACCGCGGATGCCTCCCCGGCCCCGCGACTCCCATGACGCACTGGTCGACGCCCGCCACAACCTGCTGCGTTACCAGGTGATGACCGGAACAGCGGGGATGGCCGGCCCCTGA
- a CDS encoding glycosyltransferase 87 family protein: protein MSTRRTPAWAPTLAWRAFCSLTLVALGWAGWRVFDDTPYRIDIDVYRMGGRAWLDGSPLYADGAMFATQGGLDLPFTYPPLAAIVFSPFAVMSLPAASAVITAVTLLLLIVAVVIVLSRLDVWTAGRRIWLAAAIVAVTVVHFEPIEANFDFGQINVVLMTLVIADCVPRRTPWPRGVLLGVAIALKLTPAVFLLYFLLRRDTRALLISAASVVTLTLLGFTLAWRDSWEYWTDTVRNTDRIGAATLNTNQNIAGALARFGVGEDLRFIVWVLACFAVLGLTVWAARRALRADEPVLALICVAMFGLVVSPVSWSHHWVWALPTVLVTLVVAHRTRHAALAVAGALGCALMVWSPITLLPEHQETSAPLWRQLAGGSYVWWALFVIAAAGTLSVRPTHHTEPVAAIQPAAASGSRAAG, encoded by the coding sequence ATGAGTACTCGGCGGACGCCTGCTTGGGCGCCAACCCTCGCGTGGCGGGCGTTTTGTTCTCTGACCCTGGTCGCGCTCGGCTGGGCCGGCTGGAGGGTGTTCGATGACACGCCCTACCGGATCGACATCGACGTCTATCGGATGGGCGGCCGAGCCTGGCTCGACGGCAGCCCCCTCTATGCCGACGGTGCGATGTTCGCCACCCAGGGTGGCCTCGATCTGCCGTTCACCTATCCCCCGCTGGCGGCCATCGTATTCTCGCCGTTCGCCGTCATGTCGCTGCCCGCGGCCAGCGCGGTGATCACCGCGGTCACCTTGCTGCTGTTGATTGTCGCGGTGGTTATCGTGCTGAGCCGGCTCGACGTCTGGACGGCGGGACGTCGGATCTGGCTGGCCGCGGCGATCGTCGCGGTGACGGTGGTGCATTTCGAGCCGATCGAGGCCAACTTCGACTTCGGCCAGATCAATGTCGTGCTGATGACGCTGGTGATCGCCGACTGCGTGCCTCGGCGCACCCCGTGGCCGCGTGGGGTCCTGCTCGGCGTGGCGATCGCGCTGAAACTCACCCCCGCCGTGTTCCTGCTCTACTTCCTGCTGCGCCGTGACACCCGCGCACTGCTCATCAGCGCGGCATCGGTCGTCACGCTGACTCTCCTCGGGTTCACGCTGGCGTGGCGTGACTCCTGGGAGTACTGGACCGACACCGTGCGTAACACCGACCGGATCGGCGCGGCCACGCTGAACACCAACCAGAACATCGCGGGCGCGCTCGCGCGGTTCGGCGTCGGCGAAGACCTCCGGTTCATCGTGTGGGTGCTGGCGTGCTTCGCCGTACTGGGATTGACGGTCTGGGCGGCACGCCGCGCCCTGCGCGCCGACGAACCGGTGCTGGCCCTGATCTGCGTGGCGATGTTCGGGCTGGTGGTCTCACCGGTGTCGTGGTCGCACCACTGGGTATGGGCGCTGCCGACGGTGCTGGTGACCCTCGTGGTCGCCCATCGCACCCGGCACGCGGCGCTGGCCGTGGCAGGGGCGCTCGGGTGCGCACTGATGGTCTGGTCGCCGATCACCCTGCTGCCGGAACACCAGGAGACCTCGGCACCACTGTGGCGTCAGCTGGCCGGCGGGTCGTACGTGTGGTGGGCGCTGTTCGTCATCGCGGCGGCCGGCACGCTCTCCGTGCGGCCGACGCACCACACCGAACCGGTCGCGGCGATTCAGCCTGCGGCGGCCTCGGGCAGTCGCGCGGCCGGCTGA